The following is a genomic window from Amycolatopsis cihanbeyliensis.
GAACGTGATCCGGACGGGTCCGGCCGATGCACTGGTACCTGCCGCCGAGCACCCGGCCGCCAGCGGCAGGGCCAGGCTCGCGGTGAGCACCGACCGGCGGGTTGCGGGCATCGTCGTCTCCTGCGGTTCACAAGCGGATATCCTCAGTCTGATCAACTGAACGAATTACGGTCAACAGAATCGGCCAACTCGGTCAAACGTTCATTCTGGCGGAGGTGCGCACCGTCAGCTCGGGGAGCACCGCCACCCGGCGCGCGGGCCCTGCCGCCGGGCCGCGGCCGAGGCGTTCGAGCAGGAGCTCGGCCGCGAGTCGCCCCACCTCCGCCTTGGCCGGCGCGACGGCGGTCAGCGGCGGGCTGCCGAGCGAGGCCACGACGTCGTCGTAGGCGACGACCGAGTAGTCCCGGGGCGCGGCGAGCCCGGCTTCGGCCAGCCGCTGAACGAGGATCAGGGCGTCGATGTCGCCGTGCATGATCACGCCGGTGGCACCGCGCTCGCGCATCGTCTCGGCCAGCGACGGCTCGTGCGGGGCGACGTCCGGATCGGCGCCGGCGTCCGGCGCGCTGAGCACCACGGCCCAGTCCTGCACCTGCGGCCGCGCCTGGCACGCCGTGGCGAACGCGGCGCGCAGGGCTCGGGCGGTCGGGCTGTCGTCCCGCGCGGCCAGCACCAGCCGCCGGTGCCCGAGCGACACCAGATGCTCCACCGCCAGACGCATGCCGTACCAGTGATCCGTGTACACCGAGTCCCGCGAGTGCAGGGCGCTGCCCGCGCGGGGCTCGCGTTCCATCAGCACCAGCGGCACGTCGACATCGGCCAGCCAGCGATCGTCGGCCTCCTCGTCCGCCGCGGTGCGCCAGCGCGGCGCGATCAACAGCCCGCGCACGTCCTCGCCGGAGAGCACGCGCTGCACGATGGGCCGCTCGGCACCCGCGACCTGCGGCGCCGGGTGGAGCACAACCCGCACGGATGCCTCCTCCAGCGCGGCACGCGCCCCGTGCACGACCTCGTTGAGGTAGGCGTGGCGCTCGGGGACGACCAGTGCGACCACGCCCCTGCTCGGCTCGTCCGGTACCGGCGCCTGCCGCGCCGGCACGAGCGAGCGCGCCACACCGTGGCCCCTGCGGAGCCTGCCCGCTCGCGCGAGGTCCTCGACGTCGCGGCGGGCGGTGACAACCGAGACTCCCAGCTCGGCGGCGAGCTCGGTGACCCGTACCTCGCCCCGCGTTTCCACCATGGCCAGGATTCGTTGCCGCCGGTCCGCGCCCGACTCCCGCATGACATCCACCTCGGCTGCTCGTTTGATCGCTTCAGCGTAAAACTCGATCAATCATCGTGTCGATGCCGGACCTCGCCCGCGTCCTCAGCGGCGGGCTGAGCAGGGTGTTCAGGCTGAGCGCCCGGCGAACTCCTGCGTGCCGATGACGGTGAGCAGGTCCAGCTTGTCGGTGCTGTCCGTGCCGATCGCCGGGGTGAACCAGAGCAGCCGCTGGCGGCCGTCTTCGACGAACAGGTTGAGGCAGTTGACCTCGAGCAACCAAGGCGACCGTCCATATCGGGCACTTGCCGCGACGCCGGCGAGGGTGTTCGCGCGGTCCCCGACCGCATCCGCGTGGAGTTCCGCCGTCGCGTCGGCGTCGACGGCGGCTGGGGAGTGGCCGGCAACGTACCGACCGTCGCCATGCTCAACACCGACGCCTGACCGCGGACCGCGCGACCGCCCGGCGACCACACGACGCGGGCCGTCGCGCCATACGTCAGGCCGCGGCCCGCAAGTCCGGCCGCCCGACCGTGTGCTACTGACCGTGGAACTTGTCCCGGGCGGCGCTTTCCGCCGGGTCCAGTTCTTCCAGGACAACCTGGACAGCACCCATCGCCGAACCCGTCTTCGAGGCGAATCGTGCTTGGGAGATCGGCCGGGTCACCGGGTTGCGCCGGTAGGCTTTTGCCGCCCTCTCCGCGGCACGGAGGGCCTTGATTGCCAACGCGAGACGCAACTGGATCCGGTCCGCATCGGCGCCGAGCAAATCCATAGCGCGGGTGACCTTGCCGGTAGCCCCTTCCAATTCGTCGGCGCGATGGATGCAGGAGGGCTCTGTGAACGTCATCAGCAAGTCACGGACTTCACGGAGCTCCGCTGCGGCTTCTGGGTGCATGCGACCAGTGTTCCTCAATTCGTACTCGATCATCAAGTGACCGACCCTTGTCAAGGAACTGAACAGGCCCTGGTGTCCCGGGGAACGGACTTGGTTGTCGGGGGAGATCGGTCGGCGCCACGCACGGAGGTGGAGGGCTTGGCGCAAACTCGCGGCGAGCCGCGGAGAAATGGTGCGAACGCGAGCTGGACCGCTCGCCCGAGTTTCGGGACGGCCTGGATTGAGTGCTCGACTCAGCCGATCTTCCGCGCGTTGGATACAGGTACAGTGGTCGTCACTGAGATAGCCGGGACCGGCGATTCTCGAATCGTGGCGCGCGCGGCGCTGATCCGAAGCTACATTATGGACAGTATGGCCGGCTGGGAGTCGCGCCAACCATGGCCCTAGCCGAGCAAGGGATGGTGTTCCTTGAGTTTGACGGTGATCCACGAGCCGATTCGCCGTGCCGCCGACATGCTGGCCCAGGAGGTCAGCTCGACGAGAGACTTGTCATCCGGTCGGGCTTTCCGAAACTCCGCGATCGTCGAGGAATCCAACTGCGCCGAGGCGAGCGCGGTCTGTACCGCGATCCGTCCCGCCGCCCGGTCGGATGGCGGCAACTCGTCAACCGCCTCGGCGACGAGGGCGTGGTCCGGTGGATCGCCGGCCCAGTCGGCCAGTATGCGATGCAGCAACGCCCGCACCGTTTCCGGTGCCGAGCGGGTGCCTGCGGCGTCGATCGTCGCCGTGGCACGGGCGAAAGCCTCGGCAATCGACGGATTGCCGCGCGCCCAGGCCAGATCACTCGGCAGCGGCGCGGCGGGTAGTAGCTCGAGCGAAGCTCCCGGCGCGTGGTGGACCTGGGCTGCCGTACTCATGAAACGGCCGAGCATGCGCAACGTTCGGCCGCGTGCGGCCTGGGGTATGCTCCGGGGCAGGGGCGAATCCGGCAGGAATGTGTTGACCATGCGGTTGATGTAGTGGAATGTCAGCACCACGCCGACCAGTTCCGGGACATGCGTGAGCGGGAACGGCACGTGACTTGTCGTGGTCGTGGCGCTCGCGCTGCTGCGTGCCCAGTCAACGACGCGGCGAACGCCGTGGTCGGTTTCCGGATCGTCCGGGGCCGCGACGCTCAACGCTTCCAGCGTCATGCTGTGCACGTCCACGCAATAGGGGCACACGTTGCCCAGCGACACGGCCGCGGCGACTGCCTCCTTGGTGTCCCGGTCGACCCGATCGGTGACGACGAGCGACTCCCGAAGCATGAGCCAGCAGGCGGCCATCACGCTTGGAGCGGGCGAGTGCAGTGCGACCGGGGGCGCGATCATACCGAAGTCTCGCTCCACCTGCCGGTACACCGAGGTGGTCAGACCATTGGCCCGGCGCACCGGGGCCGGCGACACATGCTGAATTCGGTTCAGCGATCTACGGAGCGCTCTTTGGAGCAGAATTCTACTCAAGTCTGTCTCCGTTCGGTAGCACACGGTTAGCACGGTACTTCATGTTAGTTCGTTGGAGCAACTGACATGATAGTATCCATTACCGGGCCGCTCTGACCTTCGGTTGATCGTGCGAAGTCGTGGATCTGGTCTTTTGCGACAGCGGGCAGCGTCGATCATGATTGCGTCTCCGGTAATCACCTTCGCTCATGCGGGCACTGTTGCTGGCGTCGTTGAATGATCCGAACGCGGCGGCGGCAAAGCGCGGTCCGGCCGGTCGGCGCCGGTGCGTCGGCTGACGTCGGCGGCGGTGCCGTCGAGCCGGCGGTGAGAAGGACGGATGACAACTGCGGTACCGCCGTTCGAGTGGCGGGCACGGTGTTTACGCGCGGTCCTACGCGCGCACTCCGCGTGCTCCCGACGCTCGGTCGGCCACTACGACCAGCAGCCGCGCACGAAGGTGCCGGCCGGGCTCAGTTCGAGCGAGCACCCCGCGGCGCCGACCTGGCTCCTTGCGGAGGCTTGTGGTCATTTTACCCAGCATACTCGTTAGTAGACAGGCACTATAATATGTGGAATGACGAGAAGGACGTACGGTGGCCAACGCTGCACCGTCGCGCGTGCGTTGGAAGTCGTGGGTGAACGGTGGACGCTGCTGATCATCCGGGACGCGCTCCTCGGTATCACCCGCTTCGAGGGCTTCCGCGATACGCTGGGTATTCCTCGCAACGTGCTCACCGCCAGGCTGAACCTTCTCGTCGAGCACGGAGTCCTGGAACGGGTCAGGTACCAGCAGCGACCGGCCCGGTACGAGTACCGGCTCACGGGCAAGGGGCGTGCGCTCTCGCCCGTCGTCGTCACCCTCATGAACTGGGGAGACGAGTACTACGCCGACGACTTGCCCGGGCCGCCGACGCGGGTGGTGCATGAGGGGTGTGGCGGGCACGTGGTTCCCCGGATGGTGTGCGAACGCTGCCAACCTCCGCTCAGGCTGGTGGAGGTGAGTGCGGTCCCGGCTGGGTGGCGGCGGGCGGACGACCAGTCCGGGTAGCTGGATCGTCGAGTGGTCATACCGTGGTCCGTGCCGCCGCGGACGCCGACGTGAATCCGGTGGGAACCGGTGCGTGGTAGCTCACGGCTATCCCGCGTTCCCGTGCCGCCTGAACGATTCCGGGGATGGCACGTTCGGCCAACGCGCCGATGGTGAGCGCGGGGTTGACGGTGAGCGCGCCGGGCACGGACGACCCGTCGGTGACGAAGATGCCCGGATGTCCGCGCAGCTCGTGCCGGTCATCAAGGGCTGATGTCGCGGGGTCGTCGCCGATCCGGCACGATGCCAGTGGATGCACCGTGTACGCGCCGACCAGGTCGTTGGTCCACGGAGTGACCTCGGCGAGACCGTCGCGCTCGAGGATGTCCTTGACCTCGGCGTCCGCCTCGGCCCAACCACGCAGGGTGTTCGGCGTCGGGTCGTAGTGCAGCACACCGCGGCCCAGCATCTGTTGGGAGATACGGTAGGCGTTGCCGGTCGGTGGGGGAGTTCCGAACACACCCTCGTTGTCGTCCTCGATCATCTGGAAGATGATCAGCCAGGACTTCCAACGACTGAGCATCGCCTTCTTGGCCGGCCCGAACCACGCCGGATCGGCCGCGCCGGGCGCCTGCGCCAGGATCGTACCGAGGCCGGGAGGGAAGTACAGTTGTTCCAAGGAGAACCGGGAATACTCCGGGAGTGATCCGTCCAACCGATCCCAGTTGGCCACGACCGGGCCGTTCCCGATCTGGTTGGCCTCGTAGGCCACCCCGTTGCCACGGTCGAGGCCCAGTACGTCTCGCACGCGATCCTCGTTGAGCACGGCGGTGTTCAGTCGTTCGCCGTTGCCGGAGAAGTACCGGCCGACCGCGTGCGGCATGGCGCCGAGCGTGTCCTCGGAACGTTTGAGGATCAGCGGCGTGGCACCCGCTCCCGCGGCGAGTACGATGATCTTGGCGTCTATCGCACCTTCCCCGGTGTGGATCCGGTAGTCCTCCTCGTCGATGTTCGTGTAGTGCACGCGGTAATGGCCCTCGTTGGTGCGCGAGATGCGTTGCACCTCGTGTAGCGGCCGGATGTCCGCGCCATGCGCGA
Proteins encoded in this region:
- a CDS encoding substrate-binding domain-containing protein, whose protein sequence is MRESGADRRQRILAMVETRGEVRVTELAAELGVSVVTARRDVEDLARAGRLRRGHGVARSLVPARQAPVPDEPSRGVVALVVPERHAYLNEVVHGARAALEEASVRVVLHPAPQVAGAERPIVQRVLSGEDVRGLLIAPRWRTAADEEADDRWLADVDVPLVLMEREPRAGSALHSRDSVYTDHWYGMRLAVEHLVSLGHRRLVLAARDDSPTARALRAAFATACQARPQVQDWAVVLSAPDAGADPDVAPHEPSLAETMRERGATGVIMHGDIDALILVQRLAEAGLAAPRDYSVVAYDDVVASLGSPPLTAVAPAKAEVGRLAAELLLERLGRGPAAGPARRVAVLPELTVRTSARMNV
- a CDS encoding FAD-dependent oxidoreductase, which translates into the protein MSVESTDVLVVGSGFGGAIAAYYLAAGGARVVVLERGPWLSGQDFEHDFLLGSSYTRVFDFVAGDGMSVLSGNCVGGGSVVYFAALPRAPRFAFERHGNIGKRMWPAAISRDTLDPWYDRIAEAMVVEQQTWDDVTYAGGLWAAACDHAGRTANPVPVGVDHSKCTHCNWMMAGCRFDAKRSLLFNYVPAAVAHGADIRPLHEVQRISRTNEGHYRVHYTNIDEEDYRIHTGEGAIDAKIIVLAAGAGATPLILKRSEDTLGAMPHAVGRYFSGNGERLNTAVLNEDRVRDVLGLDRGNGVAYEANQIGNGPVVANWDRLDGSLPEYSRFSLEQLYFPPGLGTILAQAPGAADPAWFGPAKKAMLSRWKSWLIIFQMIEDDNEGVFGTPPPTGNAYRISQQMLGRGVLHYDPTPNTLRGWAEADAEVKDILERDGLAEVTPWTNDLVGAYTVHPLASCRIGDDPATSALDDRHELRGHPGIFVTDGSSVPGALTVNPALTIGALAERAIPGIVQAARERGIAVSYHAPVPTGFTSASAAARTTV
- a CDS encoding winged helix-turn-helix transcriptional regulator, with amino-acid sequence MTRRTYGGQRCTVARALEVVGERWTLLIIRDALLGITRFEGFRDTLGIPRNVLTARLNLLVEHGVLERVRYQQRPARYEYRLTGKGRALSPVVVTLMNWGDEYYADDLPGPPTRVVHEGCGGHVVPRMVCERCQPPLRLVEVSAVPAGWRRADDQSG
- a CDS encoding carboxymuconolactone decarboxylase family protein produces the protein MSRILLQRALRRSLNRIQHVSPAPVRRANGLTTSVYRQVERDFGMIAPPVALHSPAPSVMAACWLMLRESLVVTDRVDRDTKEAVAAAVSLGNVCPYCVDVHSMTLEALSVAAPDDPETDHGVRRVVDWARSSASATTTTSHVPFPLTHVPELVGVVLTFHYINRMVNTFLPDSPLPRSIPQAARGRTLRMLGRFMSTAAQVHHAPGASLELLPAAPLPSDLAWARGNPSIAEAFARATATIDAAGTRSAPETVRALLHRILADWAGDPPDHALVAEAVDELPPSDRAAGRIAVQTALASAQLDSSTIAEFRKARPDDKSLVELTSWASMSAARRIGSWITVKLKEHHPLLG